One genomic region from Euzebya tangerina encodes:
- a CDS encoding pyruvate carboxylase, translating into MPTFETVLVANRSEIAIRVMRAATELGKRTVAVFAEEDTLGLHRFKADEAYPIGQERDGRPKLGPIEAYLSVEEIIRVALMSGADAIHPGYGFLSENPELGEACAANGITFIGPSPETMRALGDKVSARRIAERAGVPVVPASAALSEDPDEIAAAAEAVGFPAMLKASWGGGGRGMRPITGPEQLQALVREGRREAEAAFGNGEVYLERLVQRARHVEVQILGDSHGDLMHLYERDCSVQRRRQKVVERAPAPYLDDDQRQELCGLALDLCRRVTYAGAATIEFLMDADTGAFYFIEVNPRVQVEHTVTEEVTGIDIVKAQIRIAEGATLAEATGVPDQAGVHLNGHALQCRITTEDPADNFIPDYGRITAYRGATGFGIRLDGGTAYSGAVITRFYDSLLEKLTAWAPDPEQAIARMQRALAEFRIRGVATNLAFLQNLVSHPAFRDASYTTGFIDNHPELFDFAEPRDRATKLLRYIAEITVNGHPDTAERPAPPVAGPVLMRTFEPVDERQTQPWQTARQIFDRDGAEAVAAWMQQQERLLITDTTMRDAHQSLLATRMRTFDMLGATKAYAETMGGLFSVECWGGATFDVAMRFLQENPWHRLRELHDGMPNLLPQMLLRASNGVGYTNYPDNVVRRFVEQAADSGVGLFRVFDSLNWVDNMHVAMDAVRHSGAICEGTICYTGDVLDPARSKYDLAYYADLAVRLEDAGAHILGLKDMAGLLKPAAATELIGTLREAVSLPIHLHTHDTSGIAGATLLAAADAGVDAVDAAMDSMSGLTSQPNLGSIVAALRNTPRDTGLDSAAIRSISAYWGAVRDQYAAFETPMRAGASEVYLHEMPGGQFTNLKGQARSLGLEDRWEEIAATYAEVNDMFGDIIKVTPSSKVVGDLALFMVSAGLTRQEVEDPDREVAFPESVVDYFRGNLGQPPGGFPPALQAKVLKGESPITTRPGETLAPVDLEATKAWLVEELNGFPVSEEDLCSYLMYPKVFLDYMGRRRDFGPVRVLPTPIFFYGMEPGQAISVELERGKTLHILLSAIGEATAEGERRVFFELNGQPRSVRVNDRQVASTVVVRPTADPDDPSHVAAPVPGVVVSVNVAEGQQVAAGDLLLSIEAMKMETAIHAERAGTVQRLVVSAGEQVSAKDLLVVVAD; encoded by the coding sequence ATGCCGACCTTCGAGACCGTCCTGGTCGCCAACCGCAGCGAGATCGCCATCCGCGTGATGCGGGCGGCCACCGAACTCGGCAAGCGGACCGTTGCGGTGTTCGCCGAGGAGGACACGCTCGGCCTGCACCGCTTCAAGGCCGACGAGGCCTATCCCATCGGCCAGGAGCGCGACGGGCGTCCGAAGCTCGGGCCGATCGAGGCCTACCTCTCCGTGGAGGAGATCATCCGCGTTGCTCTCATGTCGGGCGCGGACGCCATCCACCCGGGGTACGGCTTCCTGTCGGAGAACCCCGAGCTGGGCGAGGCCTGTGCGGCGAACGGGATCACCTTCATCGGCCCCTCCCCCGAGACCATGCGGGCGCTCGGCGACAAGGTCAGCGCCCGTCGCATTGCCGAGCGGGCGGGTGTGCCGGTCGTCCCCGCGTCCGCAGCCCTATCCGAGGACCCCGATGAGATCGCCGCCGCGGCCGAGGCGGTCGGCTTCCCCGCGATGCTCAAGGCCAGCTGGGGCGGCGGCGGCCGTGGGATGCGCCCCATCACCGGTCCCGAGCAGTTGCAGGCGCTGGTCCGGGAGGGTCGGCGCGAGGCCGAGGCAGCCTTCGGCAACGGTGAGGTCTACCTAGAGCGGCTGGTCCAGCGCGCCCGTCACGTGGAGGTCCAGATCCTGGGCGACAGCCACGGCGACCTGATGCACCTGTACGAGCGCGACTGCTCGGTGCAGCGGCGCCGCCAGAAGGTGGTCGAGCGCGCACCAGCCCCGTATCTCGACGATGACCAGCGCCAGGAGCTGTGCGGCCTCGCCCTGGACCTGTGCCGCCGCGTCACCTACGCCGGCGCCGCAACCATCGAGTTCCTGATGGACGCCGACACGGGCGCCTTCTACTTCATCGAGGTCAACCCCCGGGTTCAGGTCGAGCACACCGTGACCGAGGAGGTCACCGGCATCGACATCGTCAAGGCGCAGATCCGCATCGCCGAGGGGGCGACGCTGGCCGAGGCGACCGGGGTGCCCGACCAGGCCGGCGTCCACCTGAACGGCCACGCCCTGCAGTGCCGGATCACGACGGAGGATCCGGCCGACAACTTCATCCCGGACTACGGACGGATCACCGCCTACCGCGGCGCAACCGGCTTCGGCATCCGGCTGGACGGCGGAACGGCCTACTCCGGCGCCGTCATCACGCGGTTCTACGACTCCCTGCTCGAGAAGTTGACGGCGTGGGCGCCGGACCCCGAGCAGGCCATCGCGCGGATGCAGCGCGCCCTCGCCGAGTTCCGCATCCGCGGCGTCGCGACCAACCTGGCGTTCCTGCAGAACCTGGTCTCCCACCCGGCCTTCCGCGATGCGAGCTACACCACCGGCTTCATCGACAACCACCCGGAGCTGTTCGACTTCGCCGAGCCGCGCGACCGCGCGACCAAGCTGCTCCGGTACATCGCAGAGATCACGGTCAATGGGCATCCCGACACCGCTGAGCGCCCGGCCCCTCCGGTCGCCGGGCCCGTGCTGATGCGCACCTTCGAGCCGGTCGACGAACGCCAGACCCAGCCATGGCAGACGGCCCGCCAGATCTTCGACCGCGACGGCGCCGAGGCCGTCGCCGCCTGGATGCAGCAGCAGGAGCGGCTGCTCATCACCGACACGACCATGCGCGACGCGCACCAGTCGCTGCTCGCCACCCGCATGCGCACCTTCGACATGCTCGGCGCCACGAAGGCCTACGCCGAGACGATGGGAGGTCTGTTCAGCGTGGAGTGCTGGGGCGGTGCCACGTTCGACGTGGCCATGCGCTTCCTGCAGGAGAACCCCTGGCACCGGCTGCGCGAGCTGCACGACGGCATGCCGAACCTGCTCCCCCAGATGCTGCTGCGCGCCTCCAACGGCGTCGGCTACACCAACTACCCCGACAACGTCGTCCGTCGGTTCGTCGAGCAGGCGGCAGACAGCGGCGTCGGCCTGTTCCGGGTGTTCGACAGCCTGAACTGGGTCGACAACATGCACGTCGCGATGGACGCGGTCCGCCACAGCGGGGCCATCTGCGAGGGGACGATCTGCTACACCGGCGACGTCCTCGACCCGGCTCGGTCCAAGTACGACCTGGCGTACTACGCCGACCTCGCCGTCCGACTGGAGGACGCCGGTGCGCACATCCTGGGGCTGAAGGACATGGCCGGGCTGCTCAAACCCGCCGCGGCGACCGAGCTCATCGGGACCCTCCGTGAGGCGGTCAGCCTGCCGATCCACCTGCACACCCACGACACCTCCGGGATCGCCGGCGCTACACTCTTGGCTGCCGCCGATGCGGGCGTCGATGCCGTCGACGCCGCCATGGACTCCATGTCGGGACTGACCTCGCAGCCGAACCTCGGATCGATCGTCGCAGCGCTCCGCAACACGCCACGGGACACCGGCCTGGACAGCGCGGCCATCCGGAGCATCTCCGCCTACTGGGGGGCCGTGCGGGACCAGTACGCGGCATTCGAGACGCCGATGCGCGCCGGTGCGTCGGAGGTGTACCTGCACGAGATGCCCGGCGGGCAGTTCACCAACCTCAAGGGTCAGGCCCGATCACTGGGGCTTGAGGACCGCTGGGAGGAGATCGCGGCCACCTACGCCGAGGTGAACGACATGTTCGGCGACATCATCAAGGTGACCCCCTCCTCCAAGGTGGTGGGTGATCTGGCCCTGTTCATGGTGTCGGCCGGGCTGACCAGGCAGGAGGTCGAGGACCCTGACCGCGAGGTCGCCTTCCCCGAGTCGGTCGTCGACTACTTCCGCGGCAACTTGGGTCAACCGCCGGGTGGGTTCCCTCCGGCGTTGCAGGCCAAGGTCCTCAAGGGCGAGTCGCCGATCACAACTCGGCCGGGGGAGACGCTGGCGCCGGTGGATCTGGAGGCCACGAAGGCGTGGTTGGTGGAGGAGCTCAACGGCTTTCCCGTCAGCGAGGAGGACCTCTGCTCCTATCTCATGTATCCCAAGGTCTTCCTGGACTACATGGGTCGTCGCCGAGACTTCGGGCCTGTCCGGGTGCTGCCGACGCCGATCTTCTTCTACGGGATGGAGCCCGGCCAGGCGATCTCGGTGGAGTTGGAGCGTGGCAAGACCCTGCACATCCTGCTGAGCGCCATCGGCGAGGCGACCGCCGAGGGGGAACGCCGGGTCTTCTTCGAGCTGAACGGCCAACCCCGCTCCGTCCGCGTCAATGATCGCCAGGTGGCGAGCACCGTCGTCGTCCGTCCCACCGCGGATCCGGATGATCCGTCTCACGTCGCGGCGCCGGTCCCAGGGGTTGTCGTCTCGGTGAACGTGGCCGAGGGCCAGCAGGTGGCGGCCGGCGACCTGCTGCTGTCCATCGAGGCGATGAAGATGGAGACGGCCATCCACGCCGAGCGGGCCGGCACGGTGCAGCGGCTGGTCGTGTCCGCCGGCGAACAGGTCTCGGCGAAGGATCTGCTGGTCGTCGTCGCCGACTGA